In Carassius auratus strain Wakin unplaced genomic scaffold, ASM336829v1 scaf_tig00215830, whole genome shotgun sequence, the genomic stretch tattgtgcatttcggtgatgttatcacattcttggaacaggtgttggtgtttgactggcttgttgtttgccgttttgaaaccattctgtttccaGCCGGTAAGGTGGCACACAAAACTGAGTCTGGCATAGTTAGAGTCTGTACAGATGAGGATTTCTCTGATGTCATGGGCTGATGCGATCTGCAGAGTTATGAGAATGGCTGCTATTTCTGCATATTGTGATGACTGGGGACCTAACTTGAAGTGTTGTGGGGAACATGGCTGGTCGTTGACCCACAGCACTCCTGCACCTGCCTTGAGGATGCCATCGTGGTTGTAGGAGCATCCATCGACGTAGGCTGTGAGCATGCCCTGACACGCATTCTCTTCAAAGTACCTGTGACAGGTCGGTTGTTGCTGTTGGGGTTCTTGCACGCCCATTTCTTCTGCAGATATgttatcagaacagttttggcATGCGGCCAGTCCATTGCCCAGGGCAGACTTGTGATTCTGTGCATACCGTGCCTCAACATTGCGTCCTTGGAGAGCCATTAACCATGTGGCTATGCGTGAATTGGTGACCACGCCATCTCGGATTCGCTGGCTGTTGAGGAACATTACTGGCTGGTGGCAAGTCTCTATGATAACTTTCTGTGCCCCAATGTAATTGGAGAATCGCTGAATGGCCCATACAGtgcagagcagagctttttcacagtctgagaacttacactctggtggaagcagtgtcttgctggcataggcaactactttcttgtcttgatcatgccgttggtacaggccagcactgagacattggttggagaacccagcttccaggtagaattccttttgtggatcggggtaagcaagacacggagctgtgcataaatgtctttttagttctttcatggcgtgttcttgagcctctgaccagacgaaagggCAGTCCTTTTTTAGCAGAGCTGTCAGAGGTCTGGCAATGTCCGAGTAGTTTTCGATGAACTGTCGAGAGTAATTGCATACCCCTAGAAAACTCCGCAGCTCAGAGACGTTGGTGGGAGGCTTGATGTTTTGAATGGCATGAATGCGGTTTGACTGAGGTTCAATGCCTTGGGATCCGATGAGCAGGCCCACGTAGTTAACCTTAGTTCGGCACCACTGTCCTTTGTGGAGGGCGATCTTGGCTCCGGCGGTGGATAGTTGGttcaaaacatagtctatttctttcaggtggtcggccaccgttgtgctcttcatgagaacatcgtctacatagatcaggttgcctctcattctagcgtctgggcaggctttgttcagaaagatgttgaattcagctggtgagttggcgtagccgaacggacacctgttgaaggtgaactgtctgttgccaaatgtgaatgccaacttgtgttggtcttccgggtgcaccggaatggtccagaatccagaggccacatcaagtgtagagaagattgtggctcctctgattcggggtagttcttgttctagctgggtcatgggccatcgtgacagcggcacctgttgattcagtttcctgtagtcaatggtgggtcgccatttgccgttaggtttgaggacgggccagatgggggctgagtaggtgctgttgcatggacggatgacccccttttcaagcatagattcgatgatctcctgcactggttcgtgtgaggcgatgggaatcttgtactgtctgacaaaagtggGAGGAGCATCAGGGTGCGTAGGGATGCGCACCGTGTGGAGGTTGGTGAGACCACAGTCTAGAGAGTCTTTGGCAAAGGATTCTTGAACTTATACAGAACTTGTCTGAGTCCTTGACGATCCGTATCGCTTTGAAGTGCATTAGCGTCTTGTAGAATTTGCTGCACTTGAGATTCAAAACCTGGGTAAGGCTCCTCCATCGGTGTGTCATCAGTCGGGTTGGCATTGAGAGGTGTAGTAGGTTCATGAGCCTCATCGACGTTCTTGTGGGAGACTGTGTATATTGTGAGGTGTTCATCCTCGGTCAGCTCCGTTCTGCACACTTGGTCTTTAGGCACCGACATAACAGATGTGATGGCAATGAgtttgaagggtgcagtgaacaatgtactgtctgtactcccttcgggtatcagtgcgggtggaatgggaccaatgacaggtagtacaagttcaaaatcatgaaagtcatggcttactagccatcccagccggtaggccttgggaatgttgatgtcagttgccgtgcagttgttgaacaggatgtagactacacgagatgacacttcagtgaggggtgtggcttccagtgtgagtccgagttccacacattcaggtgagggttggaagaaacccagcgtgtggtttaaggtttgaccccatcgcatgttgagccgaacagcgacccctttggtgtaagctggtaccacggtttcctgttcgttgactaaagtgcagacttctgggatggtctgccctgatatgaggttgtcatggttgatggaaacgtgtggctgcaaagtcaatggggcccatacaacttcattaaaagtgtccacatgagccttgaggcgaatcaagaggtctgctccaatgtaaacatcgtgtggcaggtccggaaggaccaggaaataatgagtcaggcaccgataattccatttcacatgcaaagcgcAGATTCCTCTAGCAGAAACCATTGAGGATGGGTGTGAGTTCAAAGGGAAACGAGTGCGCTTGCTGGCATAAGGGAGGTCAGGTGTCTTCTCAGTGATTGCATTGTATAGTGACAGACTAATGGCTGAGTTGTCTGCCCATATGGCCAGAATACTGTCCGTTGTTGTTATATCATGCAGCTGCAGTTCGGTTTTGACCTTGGGGCAGTAGGTATCAGAGTCTTTAGTGGCCTTGAAGGTACAGAGGATCGAACTTGAGCCTTGGTTTGTTGTTGAGGCTGGATAcctatggctggctgctggggttcccgtgacctctgtgacccgacagtctggctctgtgggaattctcgtgacctctgtgacctgaccgtctggcaccgtgggaattctcgtgacctctgtgacctgaccgtctggcaccgGCGACCTGTGTGGTTGGAGgggaagaggttctcgcacttgagcccagactttcagctgtttgaaatctagtaaaggctcaaagcgatcaagcaggtctttcccgatgagaaatgaataattgttcattggtgagacataaATAGGATGTACTAGGCTCATAGGTCCGATCGTCAGGTGGATGGGAGCTACATTTCTGAGCTGGATGTCATTTTGGCTGTATGACTGCACATTCAGCTTGCAAGTGTGAAAATTTAGAGTtcgattctgtctctgagcttcaaatttgagctTATCAAATAGTTGAGCCGAAATCAACGTGAGGTCTGAGCCTGTGTCCACAAGGGCTTCGAGTCTCATTTCCTTTTCTAAAGTGATGGTTAGGTAGAGTTTCCGAGCCACTCCCTTCTCGATCAGGTTCCCCAGGAGTTTTGGTGTTGGGGCTTGTGTGTTGATCGATAAGCAGTTAgggtatgttttgtgtgtttcgttgtgggtACAGATAACCAAAACAGCACTTTCTGGCACCTCAGTGTGTGGGATGATGCTTTCTTGGTCAGGAGGTGCAGACGTCAGCTGGACTGAGTGGGTGTTGCTATTGTTTGATGAGGCAACAGCTAGTTCAATAGTTCGTGGTTGACAAACAGTGTTCTGTGTGCTTGGTTCAGTTGTGGAGACGTTGGGAGTGGTGCTGGTTTCAGGCATAAGGTTTAGTCATGCGGTGTCTGGTTTATccttcttgtcctccttgtgaggtttctgttgaaggaactctctcagtATTCTCAGAAGTTCTGCAGCTTCGGATGTGGCTGCACTTTCCTTTTTAGATGTGGGCTCAGCCTTGAGTTTCCAAGCATCACGTCGAGAGTGTTCCCCCTCCCGCCTCCCTGGGCTTGGTGTTCTGGAGGCTGGAGGTTGGCTAGTTCTGGGTCGCCGGCCGGCTTCCCAGGTGGCCCCCCCCTTTTGGTTATGGGAGGGGCGAGGCCGGTCCCAGGATATTCCAGAGCGGTCGTTCTGGTGCTTCGGACGGGCACCACCACCGCGACcgcgctgccctctgctggcttggaacggtcttGACTCTCGGTTGATGGGTGTATAACTGGGGTGCTGTTGGGCGCCCTCTAGGGTCAACTCTGAATGGGACTCAGAGACAGAGCAAATAGTTGGgtgttttacagtcttttctgacaCAGTCTTTTGTTTGGTGTAGGCCTTATGTGCTAAATCACGTAACTGTTGCGTTGACATGCTACGCGGGCACGCTAACACTCCCAAATGGTGGCTGACAGTAGGATGGAGGTTTCGCAGAAACAAAGTTCGGAAGTTGACGTCTTCCTCCATGCCTGGTTCATTCCTCGCTCCGAAGTAGGCACGTCGCAGTCGGTTGTAGAAATTTGGTGGGGTTTCAAGTCGACCTTGCTTGAGGTCCATTGCGGTTACTAGCCCttggtctgattctggatcagagaattcacgcaccaaagcttttcgcagttgctggtagtccattttgacagtctctggttgacggtcTAAGAAACTGCGTACCTCACGACTGGACGTAATTCTGAGCAGGTACAATTTGTCCCAAGTGGTtacgttggtgacagtttgcaagtgaaagtctatatcttgtaaataagcgtgaatgtcgtggcctcctgcaggatctgggttGAACGTAGGGATGTTTCTAGCCAGCTTGTCCAGTTCTTTTGGAGTTATGTGTCCGTGGCTGGTGACCCGGACTTTCTGGAAGGGTTTTCCTTCCCCCACTGCTGACAGGGGTTCGTGGAGGCTGGCTGGTGACATTTTGAAAAGCAGGCtttcacccccttttccagctcgaagttcttggctgacacgctggggttcactggccaggggaaactctgtggagtgtgtttcctctttctgttcacGTTGCAGGCTATAAGAATGTTTCAGTTCTCTGTGAACCATGTCAAGTTCATCTATTAGAGAGTCTTTACGCTGTGTAAGGTCGTGGATTTCAGCTCGGGCCATTTCCAGGTGATTTTCATAGGCCTTCACTTTagcatctctttctttcagttcgatTTCAGCCCTTTCAAGGAGAGTGTCACCTTGTCGGAGCTTTGCCTCGAGTCTCTCTCGGGTTTCTCTCTCCAAATGTTCTCTTTGGTCTGTGTCCAGACGAAGATTCTCCAGGGCATTTTGAAGTCTTTCCACTTCTTTCTGTAGTTCTGGATCTGTAGCGTTCTCTTTCTCGTGCTGGTCTTGGGTCTCGAGAAGTAGCTTATCTAGACGACTCTGGGTGTGGGCCTGATGCTGTAGGGCTTCCTCCACTCGAAGTCTCAGAGCCGCGGCTTCCTGCTCCAAGTCGTGGTTGCTCCTTTCGCTGATCCTTGCCTGGGCGATGAGGAGGTGAGCTAGGGTCCCTGTGATCCTGGCAAGTTCTTTGTGGGTGTAACTCTGCGTCGGATCGTTCGCCATCAGCTGGTCCATCTCAGTATCCAGTTGTCCCTGGCTCAAGTGCTGCAGGTCACTGGTGTCCTTTGGCAGGAAGGAGGTCGTCATCGTCTCCAGCCATGTCGCTAGCTGATCCCAAGGGACTGCGGGACTGGATGCACGCGACATCTTGGCTCACTGCGGACAAgagaagcacaacacacacacaaagaggccaatgcaagttcgttctctgGTTAACGAGCTATCGTACGGCTATGCCGTCTCTAAGAATTTTGGCTAACTGATGCAGACAGTTAGACAGGGAGGCGGGTCCAATTAGGGTCGGCCCAAAATAGAGACTTGACAGGGGATAGCCTCGTGGGTCACCTGGTGACACCGGCTGctcggttgtcgctctactacttagctctccttggggtctctcggtgaactgcaagaaacagaatcacaacagcatgcaaaaaggtgaagataggaaagagcaccgtgaaaacaaaacaccaaataaattgGTCTGCAATGAAATGGAATGAATAAGAACGCTAGAAGTGTTAggtagagaataaaaaaaaaattaagcctgCTGTTTTTCACAAGAGTTTCTGCTAGGGGCCTACAGCACGTGCGGCTAGGGGAGTAAGAGACCTAGGAAAAGGGTGTGGCTTACAGAGGAAAATGGACCAAACACTTAACATAAATAtcagggggaatatctaatattctgcgccttataataagtggataggttttatcacttttggttcacctggtggaatccagcggcacggtcagcctccctggcgctcccaaacactcaaccgcagtgtccctggccctccgttactctgacgttgcgccctctcaaacagcttgtgacttttaacacaaccggcaacaccaagatgtcaaccgccagacagcactacaaaattgggctgttccccagaaccctctctttagaaaagaaagtgggccccgatttagcccccggtttaggtactggtcccagagattgcgtcgtgtgtcagctggactgattgatcaccgttggagtgccaaattgctgatgtcttcCACTGCGTGGCGCAAACgaacagagataagagggaccgagtttcactcacggCCAGTGTTGGCAACGCCGGTTggcccccttgctcactggaaacctgagatgactgtcctaTCACCAaaggagttctacaatcaaatacacaaaggatgaacaaaggaagcttaaagtgaattaaggtttggtttgtttaatcatcaactgagtaaatatatatgtagaaatgagaggtaaacagctttacctaatgatgataaaacaaaaacaaaagcttatgataatgatggtaattatcaaaataatctaagcaaaaagagagaggaaagataaacaacaaaaagggctatatagaataaaataaaataaaaagttgaataaaactataaaaaaaaaaataataataataataaaaattaataataaaaaaaaattaaagaggaaaaaaaaaataataaaaaaaaaaaaataataataataataaaaaaaaaaataataataataataataaaataaataacaaagacAGGAATGAGCAcgggagaagaagaagctggttttcaccacaaaggGGCGTATTCACTCTCTGTGGCTTAACCTGGtgggcagaaaacttaattcaaattaaaaattcaaaactggtttaaatctaaatttaaaataagcaggtGAGAAGAATTAATTGGAAAAATCGGAATAAATGCCCTATAATACCCAACGATAACAGTaatgtatcattaataattatgaaattaatcagaaagggtaaaagtagatgaagcaattcaaaacagaaccgaaaagaaagagatcagagagatgcaagctgtgaactgacttaacaggttactgccactagatggctcgCTCCCTTCTAAATGGGTTAATCAGTGGTTGGGCTGAGACACTTAATttgcactattaaacaattaaattctaattcaaatcatgtttgaaccaaattcaaagtaaatgtgaacaaaaacaggcaaaaattgtctaatgctgaaataatattcgcacgagcaaagctgttaatgcaaataattattgataatttagacagctaattcaataaatcacagagagaaatagaggttAGTAATTCGAGAgccttatctgaaacggccagagatggcactcatgcaagctggaatcagaagacAGGGCAACTTGAAACGTCTAaaattccctctggtgtttaaATAGCGGAATGACAGTCAGTTACACTATGATCTAATCTCTGTGCGCTCATCAGCGCTGATTCTCTGCATCAAAATCGCAACTCACAAACAGACAAAGGTTTTATGACCCTTGAGGTGCTAAATTAAACAGCGCGTGAGGCCGGAGCTTTTCTCTAACCAACACAAGACTGTTAATAACAGATTTTGTCCATCTGTTTTACCTcccataaacatttaacaaaacagcacttatgatttaaatgttttaggtttaaaatcgggtagctaagccaatttagaccagagtttttatcgtttaaattttgaatatcactgtggctCACCACGAAATTCAATAACGATACTTAAtatgcaaggcctttttaactgaatcagaggaacatcgctcagttcagatttacatattacaattaataaagatttcttcatctttttaattattcatatgaaaatgttGGTCTTCTCTTGACAGGAGACTTTTTAACATTtactgcagttttatttttattaaaataacagtgactataggtATTTTTAGAAACTGTTAGGCTGCTGTGCTGAACAGTTGCCTTTGTGCCAAATGAGTTCGCTCGAAGCGCGACTTAACTCACAATTCAAAAATGCGCATACATAATATTAACATCCAAAAAtgctcatgaaaatgaaaatgaatattgctcacaaaaacaaagtt encodes the following:
- the LOC113095996 gene encoding uncharacterized protein LOC113095996, with the translated sequence MSRASSPAVPWDQLATWLETMTTSFLPKDTSDLQHLSQGQLDTEMDQLMANDPTQSYTHKELARITGTLAHLLIAQARISERSNHDLEQEAAALRLRVEEALQHQAHTQSRLDKLLLETQDQHEKENATDPELQKEVERLQNALENLRLDTDQREHLERETRERLEAKLRQGDTLLERAEIELKERDAKVKAYENHLEMARAEIHDLTQRKDSLIDELDMVHRELKHSYSLQREQKEETHSTEFPLASEPQRVSQELRAGKGGESLLFKMSPASLHEPLSAVGEGKPFQKVRVTSHGHITPKELDKLARNIPTFNPDPAGGHDIHAYLQDIDFHLQTVTNVTTWDKLYLLRITSSREVRSFLDRQPETVKMDYQQLRKALVREFSDPESDQGLVTAMDLKQGRLETPPNFYNRLRRAYFGARNEPGMEEDVNFRTLFLRNLHPTVSHHLGVLACPRSMSTQQLRDLAHKAYTKQKTVSEKTVKHPTICSVSESHSELTLEGAQQHPSYTPINRESRPFQASRGQRGRGGGARPKHQNDRSGISWDRPRPSHNQKGGATWEAGRRPRTSQPPASRTPSPGRREGEHSRRDAWKLKAEPTSKKESAATSEAAELLRILREFLQQKPHKEDKKDKPDTA